A single region of the Deltaproteobacteria bacterium genome encodes:
- a CDS encoding SDR family oxidoreductase, whose product MNTYLVTGGAGFIGSHLVRRLVRLGHRVRVLDNFSTGRRANLAEVAARVELVEGDVADPAVAHRAVDGVEYVLHQAALPSVPRSIADPLTTHHSNVEGTLQLLIAARDAGVRRVVQASSSSVYGDTETLPKAESHPLAPRSPYAASKAAGEHYGHAFFRSYGVPYVALRYFNVFGPGQDPASQYAAVIPRFIRAYLRGETPVVVGDGLQSRDFCFVENVVNANLLACQSTRAPGHSLNVACGERTTLLGVLELLAEHVGRRLPPRHDPPRPADVRHSLADLTLSHDILGYRPEVLFPEGLRRTVDWFRAHLSADGALDA is encoded by the coding sequence GTGAACACCTATCTCGTGACCGGTGGCGCCGGGTTCATAGGCAGTCACCTGGTCCGGCGCCTCGTGCGTCTCGGCCACCGCGTCCGGGTGCTGGACAACTTCTCGACCGGACGCCGCGCGAACCTCGCCGAGGTGGCAGCACGCGTCGAGCTCGTCGAGGGGGACGTGGCGGACCCCGCGGTCGCTCACCGCGCCGTGGACGGGGTCGAGTACGTTCTGCACCAGGCCGCGCTACCCTCGGTCCCGCGGTCGATCGCGGATCCCTTGACGACCCACCACAGTAACGTGGAGGGGACGCTCCAGCTCCTCATCGCCGCGCGAGACGCGGGCGTTCGGCGCGTGGTGCAGGCCTCCTCGTCCTCGGTCTACGGCGACACGGAGACCCTTCCCAAGGCCGAGAGCCACCCCCTCGCACCGCGCTCCCCCTACGCCGCATCCAAGGCCGCCGGGGAGCATTACGGTCACGCCTTCTTTCGCAGCTACGGGGTCCCCTACGTGGCCCTCCGGTACTTCAACGTCTTTGGCCCCGGCCAGGATCCGGCATCCCAGTACGCGGCCGTGATACCGCGCTTCATCCGCGCCTACCTTCGCGGCGAGACGCCGGTGGTGGTCGGGGACGGCCTGCAGTCGAGGGACTTCTGTTTCGTCGAGAACGTGGTGAACGCCAACCTGCTGGCCTGCCAGTCGACGCGCGCCCCGGGCCACAGTCTCAACGTCGCCTGCGGCGAGAGGACCACACTCCTCGGCGTGCTCGAGCTTCTCGCGGAACACGTGGGACGGCGCCTGCCGCCGCGGCACGACCCACCCCGGCCGGCGGACGTTCGGCACTCGCTCGCCGACCTCACGCTGAGCCACGACATCCTCGGCTACCGCCCCGAGGTCCTCTTTCCCGAGGGTCTGCGTCGCACGGTCGACTGGTTCCGCGCGCACCTCTCTGCCGATGGAGCGCTCGACGCATGA